In the genome of Salinispirillum sp. LH 10-3-1, one region contains:
- a CDS encoding DUF2835 domain-containing protein, translated as MSRSIEVSFYISPDELERLYAGTARNVYTTARDGRSVSFPLRILQPFITHHGIRGSFRIYFDERGKFDRIERLDG; from the coding sequence ATGAGCCGTTCCATCGAAGTCAGCTTTTACATCTCGCCCGACGAGTTGGAACGCCTGTATGCGGGCACCGCCCGCAACGTCTATACCACTGCCCGCGATGGTCGCAGTGTCAGTTTTCCCCTGCGAATATTGCAACCCTTCATTACCCACCACGGTATACGCGGCAGCTTCCGTATCTACTTCGACGAACGAGGTAAGTTCGACCGAATCGAGCGATTGGACGGATGA